From Bacteroidota bacterium, the proteins below share one genomic window:
- a CDS encoding proline--tRNA ligase: protein MSHEFPTRAENYSQWYQDLVIKADLAENSAVRGCMVIKPYGYAIWEKMQAVLDQMFKDTGHVNAYFPLFIPKSFFSKEASHVEGFAKECAVVTHYRLKNAEDGSGVVVDPEARLEEELIVRPTSETIIWNTYRGWIQSYRDLPILVNQWANVVRWEMRTRLFLRTAEFLWQEGHTAHATAEEAIIETEKMLDVYAEFAEQYLALPVIKGVKTPNERFAGALETYCIEAMMQDGKALQAGTSHFLGQNFAKAFEVKFTNKEGKQDYVWATSWGVSTRLMGALIMAHSDDDGLVLPPKLAPVQVVIVPIYKTDEQLKAISAVADQLAAEFKAKGIRVKYDDRDTHKPGWKFNEYEFKGVPVRIAIGPRDLENGTAEVARRDTKEKSSMQITDLTLKVEHLLEQIQDNLYRKALTQQEERTYRVDSWEEFETKLDAGGFLYAHWDGTPETEQAIKDKTKATIRCIPLNNKTEEGKCILTGKPSKQRVLFARAY, encoded by the coding sequence ATGAGTCACGAATTCCCCACCCGGGCAGAGAATTATTCGCAGTGGTACCAGGATCTGGTCATCAAAGCCGACCTGGCCGAAAATTCGGCCGTTCGGGGCTGTATGGTCATCAAGCCTTACGGGTACGCGATCTGGGAGAAGATGCAGGCAGTGCTGGACCAGATGTTCAAGGATACCGGCCACGTGAACGCTTATTTCCCCTTGTTCATTCCGAAATCGTTCTTTTCCAAAGAAGCTTCCCATGTGGAAGGCTTTGCCAAAGAGTGTGCCGTGGTCACCCATTACCGGCTCAAGAACGCGGAAGATGGAAGCGGCGTGGTGGTGGATCCGGAAGCGCGATTGGAAGAGGAACTGATCGTGCGGCCTACCTCCGAGACCATCATCTGGAATACCTACCGGGGATGGATCCAGTCGTACCGCGATCTGCCTATCCTGGTGAACCAGTGGGCTAACGTGGTGCGTTGGGAGATGCGTACACGCCTGTTCCTGCGAACGGCTGAGTTCCTGTGGCAGGAAGGTCATACCGCGCACGCGACGGCCGAAGAGGCCATTATCGAAACCGAAAAGATGCTTGACGTCTACGCCGAGTTTGCCGAGCAATACCTCGCGTTACCGGTCATCAAGGGAGTCAAGACCCCGAACGAGCGTTTCGCCGGGGCGTTGGAGACTTATTGCATCGAAGCGATGATGCAGGATGGTAAGGCGCTTCAGGCCGGCACCTCGCATTTCCTCGGACAGAACTTCGCCAAGGCCTTTGAGGTGAAGTTCACCAACAAGGAAGGTAAACAAGATTATGTCTGGGCCACAAGCTGGGGTGTTTCCACCCGTCTGATGGGCGCGTTGATCATGGCGCATTCGGACGATGACGGACTGGTCTTGCCACCCAAGCTGGCGCCGGTCCAGGTGGTGATCGTGCCGATCTATAAGACGGACGAGCAGTTGAAAGCGATCTCCGCGGTTGCCGACCAACTGGCGGCCGAGTTCAAGGCTAAGGGTATCCGCGTCAAGTATGACGATCGCGACACGCACAAGCCCGGTTGGAAGTTCAACGAGTACGAATTCAAGGGCGTGCCGGTCCGCATCGCGATTGGTCCCCGTGACCTGGAGAACGGTACCGCGGAAGTCGCCCGGCGCGATACGAAGGAGAAGAGCTCCATGCAGATCACCGATCTGACCCTGAAGGTGGAACACCTGCTTGAGCAGATCCAGGACAACCTCTACCGCAAGGCGTTGACGCAGCAGGAAGAACGCACCTACCGGGTCGATAGCTGGGAGGAGTTCGAAACAAAACTGGATGCCGGCGGTTTTCTTTACGCGCATTGGGACGGAACACCGGAGACCGAACAGGCGATCAAAGACAAGACCAAGGCGACGATCCGTTGCATTCCGCTGAATAATAAAACAGAGGAAGGTAAATGCATCCTGACAGGCAAGCCGTCGAAGCAGCGGGTGTTGTTTGCCAGGGCGTACTGA
- a CDS encoding ATP-binding protein, with amino-acid sequence MISRTLSAKLPHTFFRGKALILLGPRQVGKTTLIRHLLLKEAHLFLNGDDPAIRNLLSGVSESRLKTIIGRYHFVYIDEAQRIPDIGLTLKLITDRFKAVQLLVSGSSALEINQTTQEPLTGRKIEYRLFPLSWEELESSLGYLEAEQQLEERLVFGMYPEVVTKRDNAREVLQELCTSYLYKDVLAISGIRKPEILEKLLRALALQLGQEVSYNELSGLIGIDKNTVARYIELLEKTFIVFRLNSFSRNLRNEIRENRKIYFYDNGIRNAIIQNLNPLSLRNDKGALWENFLVTERMKYREYHRLPANRFFWRTIQQQEIDLIEETGGQLYAYEFAWNHNGRKRIPKSFLEHYSAEGRIIDRSNFREFVMPGTMRASAE; translated from the coding sequence ATGATTTCCAGAACACTTTCGGCCAAACTCCCGCATACGTTCTTCCGGGGTAAAGCGCTGATCCTGCTCGGCCCTCGCCAGGTCGGAAAGACCACCCTCATCAGGCATCTGCTGCTAAAGGAGGCCCATCTTTTCCTCAACGGCGACGACCCCGCGATCCGGAACCTGCTGAGTGGTGTAAGTGAATCGCGCCTTAAAACCATCATCGGCCGCTACCATTTTGTTTACATCGACGAAGCCCAGCGCATTCCCGATATCGGACTTACGCTAAAACTGATCACCGACCGGTTCAAGGCCGTACAACTGCTCGTCAGTGGTTCCTCGGCATTGGAAATCAACCAGACCACGCAGGAACCCCTCACCGGTCGTAAGATCGAATACCGCCTCTTCCCGCTCAGTTGGGAAGAACTTGAATCAAGCCTCGGATATCTCGAAGCGGAACAGCAATTGGAAGAACGACTCGTATTCGGAATGTATCCGGAAGTGGTCACGAAGCGCGATAACGCGCGCGAAGTCCTGCAGGAACTGTGCACCAGCTACCTCTACAAAGACGTGCTCGCGATCTCGGGCATCCGAAAGCCGGAGATACTGGAAAAGCTCCTGCGCGCGCTGGCCCTGCAACTCGGACAGGAAGTATCGTACAACGAACTATCCGGCCTCATCGGCATCGACAAGAACACGGTCGCCCGTTACATCGAACTGCTGGAAAAAACGTTCATCGTCTTTCGCCTGAACAGTTTCAGCAGGAACCTGCGCAACGAGATCCGCGAAAACCGGAAGATCTACTTCTACGACAACGGCATCCGCAATGCCATCATCCAAAACCTGAACCCGCTTTCCCTCCGCAACGACAAGGGCGCGCTCTGGGAGAACTTCCTCGTCACCGAACGCATGAAGTACCGCGAATACCACCGGCTTCCCGCCAACCGCTTCTTCTGGCGCACCATTCAACAGCAGGAAATCGACCTGATCGAAGAAACGGGCGGACAACTCTACGCCTACGAGTTCGCCTGGAATCATAACGGCCGTAAGCGCATCCCGAAATCCTTCCTCGAACACTACTCCGCCGAAGGCCGCATCATCGACCGCTCCAACTTCCGAGAGTTTGTGATGCCGGGTACTATGAGAGCATCAGCAGAGTAA